A single Salmo salar chromosome ssa19, Ssal_v3.1, whole genome shotgun sequence DNA region contains:
- the LOC106579127 gene encoding endonuclease domain-containing 1 protein, whose amino-acid sequence MLTRMAYLHAVGLALLALAGWWSLCAADVGDFAPCLNFFYRSWPPKGLSGTPICQRYGNQYHFASLYSRPRRSPRFSAYMFSPPEGKRPPANWKFEPQLANATADGNMTPFPLGELDPDVVNSQAVQLDYTNSSYTRGHLNPSLHHQTQEERSSTFTLTNVVPQKVGSNNGPWETLENKVNHTLGSYCLGVAYVVTGVIPYLDNKHWINGHRVAVPEYMWSAYCCPKYNKSLLNKVNLSKFFPTYAAIGRNDPNSTEEIVPIDKSSHKWFWGYDVRRMPLDTLEMYLKERFGTVINVFYEQCSGLQ is encoded by the exons ATGTTAACCAGAATGGCATATCTTCATGCTGTGGGTTTGGCCCTTCTAGCTCTGGCAGGCTGGTGGTCCCTGTGTGCTGCTGATGTGGGGGACTTCGCCCCATGTCTGAACTTCTTCTACAGGTCGTGGCCCCCCAAGGGTCTGTCGGGGACCCCCATCTGTCAGCGCTATGGGAACCAGTACCACTTCGCCTCGCTGTACAGCCGCCCACGACGCTCGCCAAGGTTCTCTGCTTACATGTTCAGCCCACCAGAAGGGAAGAGGCCCCCAGCAAACTGGAAGTTTGAGCCACAG TTAGCCAACGCCACAGCGGATGGCAACATGACCCCCTTCCCACTAGGTGAGCTAGACCCGGATGTGGTGAACAGCCAGGCCGTCCAGCTGGACTATACCAACTCCTCCTACACTCGGGGGCATCTCAACCCCAGCCTTCACCACCAGACCCAGGAGGAACGCTCATCCACCTTCACCCTGACCAACGTGGTCCCTCAGAAGGTTGGCTCCAACAACGGGCCCTGGGAGACACTGGAGAACAAGGTCAACCACACTCTGGGCTCCTACTGCCTCGGTGTGGCCTACGTTGTGACGGGGGTTATTCCCTATCTGGACAACAAGCACTGGATCAATGGTCATCGAGTGGCAGTGCCGGAGTACATGTGGTCAGCCTACTGCTGCCCTAAGTACAACAAGAGTCTACTTAACAAGGTTAATCTTAGCAAGTTTTTCCCCACGTATGCTGCTATTGGGCGCAATGACCCAAACAGCACAGAAGAGATTGTGCCCATTGACAAAAGCAGTCACAAATGGTTCTGGGGTTACGATGTAAGGCGTATGCCTCTTGATACATTGGAGATGTACCTGAAGGAGCGATTTGGGACCGTCATCAATGTGTTTTATGAACAATGCTCTGGGTTACAATGA
- the ud2a2 gene encoding UDP-glucuronosyltransferase 2A2 isoform X1: MSGLNGVTGFVLAVLVAFLGGLPGALGGNILIFPLDGSHWVNMNLLIEGLHARGHQVTVVRSASSWYIKESSPHYRSISITVPGGMHIEKQDFFTSFLVKMLQIQREGASPLAFVSFYSYMMSALSGMHQQASQFVVEMFENKALMQSLRDSQYDVVLLDPGLPVGVLVAHKLGLPTVFNVRWITSGEGHFVVAPSPVSYVPTAGYATSDQMTFGKRVGNVFIYLLNMIIDMFVISPHYDKLVKRYFEPGTNFYHLLQGTDLWLMRVDFVFEFPRPTMPNIVYIGGFQCKPSKPLPTELEEFVQSSGEHGVILMSLGTLVKGLPVEITSEIAAAFAQLPQKVIWRHMGKQPIGLGNNTLLVKWMPQNDLLGHPKVKAFVAHGGTNGLYEAMYHGVPVVGLPLLFDQFENVLRLEVRGAAKVLEVTKISSQSFLEAVQEVLYDPSYRTSMERLSSLHRDKPTHPLDTALFWIEFVMRHKGAAHLRTESYKMPWYSYHSLDVIGFLLAVLFVLVAITVGSIHFLCLRLCRKRKPKQE; the protein is encoded by the coding sequence ATGAGTGGCCTGAACGGGGTGACCGGTTTCGTCCTTGcggttttggtggccttcctcgGTGGCCTGCCAGGGGCTCTTGGGGGCAACATCCTCATCTTCCCCTTGGATGGCAGCCACTGGGTCAACATGAACCTCCTGATCGAGGGACTCCACGCCCGGGGTCATCAGGTCACTGTGGTGCGCTCGGCCAGCAGTTGGTACATCAAGGAGTCGTCGCCCCACTACCGCTCTATCTCCATCACTGTGCCTGGGGGCATGCACATTGAAAAACAAGACTTCTTTACATCCTTCCTCGTCAAAATGCTGCAGATCCAAAGGGAAGGCGCATCGCCTTTGGCTTTTGTGTCCTTCTACTCATACATGATGTCGGCGCTGTCAGGAATGCACCAGCAGGCCAGTCAGTTTGTGGTGGAGATGTTTGAGAACAAGGCTTTGATGCAGAGCCTGAGGGATAGCCAGTACGACGTGGTACTCTTGGACCCAGGGCTGCCCGTCGGGGTCCTGGTAGCCCATAAGCTTGGGCTACCCACTGTCTTCAATGTTCGCTGGATCACCAGCGGAGAGGGGCATTTCGTGGTGGCCCCATCGCCCGTGTCCTATGTCCCCACCGCTGGTTATGCCACTTCGGACCAAATGACCTTCGGCAAGCGAGTTGGGAATGTGTTCATCTACCTCCTCAACATGATCATTGATATGTTCGTGATCAGCCCACACTACGATAAGCTGGTGAAGAGATACTTTGAGCCAGGTACAAACTTCTACCACCTTCTGCAGGGGACGGACCTCTGGCTCATGCGGGTGGACTTTGTTTTCGAGTTCCCCCGGCCCACCATGCCCAACATTGTCTACATTGGAGGCTTCCAATGTAAACCCTCCAAACCTCTACCGACAGAGCTGGAGGAGTTTGTCCAGAGCTCGGGAGAACACGGGGTTATCTTGATGTCACTGGGAACTCTTGTCAAAGGCTTGCCCGTGGAGATCACCTCGGAGATCGCCGCCGCTTTCGCCCAACTTCCCCAGAAGGTCATCTGGAGGCACATGGGCAAGCAACCCATCGGCCTGGGCAACAACACCCTGCTGGTCAAGTGGATGCCCCAGAACGACCTCCTGGGTCACCCCAAGGTCAAGGCCTTTGTGGCCCACGGTGGCACCAATGGCCTTTACGAAGCCATGTACCACGGGGTGCCGGTGGTGGGGCTTCCGCTGCTCTTCGACCAGTTCGAGAACGTCTTACGCCTGGAGGTGCGTGGAGCGGCCAAGGTGCTTGAAGTCACCAAGATCTCCAGCCAGAGCTTCTTGGAGGCTGTACAGGAAGTCCTCTACGATCCGTCCTACAGGACCAGTATGGAGCGGCTCTCAAGCCTGCACCGGGACAAGCCCACGCATCCTCTGGACACCGCCCTCTTCTGGATCGAATTTGTCATGAGACACAAAGGGGCCGCCCACCTGCGAACAGAGTCTTACAAGATGCCCTGGTACTCCTATCATTCACTGGATGTGATTGGATTCCTACTGGCTGTTTTGTTTGTGCTGGTAGCCATTACTGTGGGTTCAATCCACTTCCTGTGCCTCAGACTATGCAGGAAGCGTAAACCCAAACAGGAGTAA